The Balneola vulgaris DSM 17893 DNA window TAGAAAACAATTCGGTGATTTATACACCAAATTTACTGGTAGTTACCTATGGGAAAACAGAGAAACTGAGTTCTTTGATGTAAGTGGTATTAACTTCGCTATCCAAGATCTTCCAAACTTTGGTGCATTCAATACTGATGATATCTCAGCAGGTTCAGGTCAAGAAGAGATTTCATCTGAAAACTTATTCGGTATTGTATCTCTTGATTATGATGATAAAGTACTTGTGGATGCGATGTTACGTCAGGATAAATCTTCTTTATTCGGTGAAAACAACCGTGAGAACATTTACTACCGTGTTTCTGGTGCATATCGTTTAACTGAAGACTTTGACATTCCAAATGTTAATGAACTGAAAATCCGTGCTGCTCGTGGTACTGCAGGTATTCGTCCAGCATTCTCTTGGCAGTATGAGACTTTCTCATTAAGTAATGGTGTTGCTTCTAAGAATACTCTTGGTAACAAAAACTTAAAGCCTTCTACTACTGAAGAAACTGAGTTTGCAATCAATGCTACTATCTTTGATCGCGTTAGCCTTGAAGCTATCTACGCAACTTCTACTACAAAGGATCAGTTCTTACGTGTTCCATTACTTCCAGTAACTGGATATAATGCACAGTATCAGAATGCTGGTACTATTGAATCGAATACTTACGAATTCAATGCTGAGGCATCTATCATTAATAAGAAAGATGTTACTTGGAACATGAACATGACTTGGTCTAAGTCTGACCAGACGATTACTCAGTTAGATGTTCCTGCATACCAGTCAGGTACTGACAACTTATTCTACATCCGTGAAGGCGAAACTTATGGTGCTATCTACGGACGTACTTGGGTTAGAACATTAGATCAAATGGCTGGCCAGTTAGGAACAGGCGAAACTATTGCTGACTACGAAGTAAACAGCGACGGTTATGTTGTACCTGCAGGTTCTCAAGGAACTTCTAATGAAGAGCCTATCCTTCTTAGAGATGAGAATGGTGATTTAGCATTCGTTGAAATCGGTAATGGTCGTCCAGATTGGACTGCTGGTGTTTCTAACACAGTTACTTACAAAGGTTTCTCGTTCTATATGTTATTCGACATCAAGCATGGTGGTGATGTATACAACCGTAAGTCTCAGTGGTTAACTCGTGATGACAGAAATGGTATCATGGATCAAGCTGGTAAGGCTGATAGCGAAAAGAAGACTTTTGGATACTACAAAGGTTTCTATGATGTAAACTCAAACAACTCTTACTGGGTTGAAGATGCTGGATACGTGAAACTTCGCGAGCTTTCGTTGAGCTACTCTTTCGGCGCTCAAGAACTTGAGCCGATCTTCGGTAACGCTATCCAAAACATTACAGTTTCTGCAATTGGACGAAACTTGTTGACATGGACTAACTACTCTGGATACGATCCAGAAGTGGGTGGAATTCGTAATCCAGTAGACTCAACAGGTGCATATCCTAACTTTAGGAACTACGCACTTTCTGTTCAATTCAAATTCTAAAATCACTTTTACACTATGAAAGTATTTAAATTAAAATCTGTTTTAGGTTTGCTTGCAGCGGGTATGCTGATGAGCTGTGCAGACCTTTCAGTAGAGAATTTAAACAACCCAGATACCCAAAGGGCTTTATCTTCTTCTACCGACTTAACCAACGTTGCTTCTGGTTTATTCCGAAGCTACTACGTTGATACCTACGATACTGCTTCTCCAGCTCACTTGATGGCTACATCTGCGGATGCGGCTACATGTTCTTGGGGTAACTACGGTATGCGTGATATCTCAAGTGAGCCTCGTGGTTCTTGGGATAATGCATCTAACTATACGTACAACTACGTTACTAATAATTTCTTCAATGACATGTACTCAAACTTGTCGTCTGCTTCTGATATCCTAGCGGCTATCAATAATGGAGCTGTAGATTTTGGTAACGACGTTCCAATGATGAGAGCATGGGCAAAATTCAATCAAGGTCTTTCTTTGATGAACCTAGCTCTTACTTTTGATCAAGCGTATGTAATTACTGAAAACACCGATCCTGAAACACTAATCAACCCTACTCTTGTACCATATACAGAAGTAGCTGATTCTGCTGTTGCTTTATTCAATCAAGCAATCTCGATTGCAGATGCCAACACATTCAGCATCCCTGAAGGTTGGTTAAATGGTGTTACTGCTGATAACGTATTGCTATCAAAACTAGCTAATACTTATGCTGCACGTACTATGTCGTACCTTCCAAGAACAGCTGCAGAAAAATCTTCTGTTGACTGGGCTGCTGTTAGAGATCATGCCTTAGCGGGTGTTGATGCTGACTTTAGCGTATTGATGGATGACATTACTTGGTTAAATGATTACAAATGGGTAATCGCGTATCCAGGTTGGGGTCGTATCGACATGCGTGTGATTAACATGATGGATGATTCTTATCCTGCATACAATGCAAATGGTGATGACTATCCAGCACCAGATTCAGCTCGTGTAGTTGACAATGCTGATGTAGATGATAGACTTCTAACCGATTTCGCTCATCTTTCGTCAAACAACTTCCGTCCTGAGCGTGGTCTTTACCACTTCTCAAGTTTCAGACTAAACCGTTACCAAGATTACATCACTACTTGGGATACGTACTTACCTGAAATTCTAAAAGCTGAAAACGACATGTTATTAGCTGAAGCGTACATTGAGTTAAACAACCTTCCAGGTGCTCTAGCAATCTTGAATGACTCAAACAATTCAAGAATGGACCGCGGTGGTCTTCCTGCAGTTGCAACTGAAGCTGAAGCTCGTGATGCTATACACCATGAGAGAATGGTTGAGTTAATTAATACTAGTTATGGAGTAGAGTTCTTTGAAATGAGAAAGAACGACTTACTACAAGCTGGTACGTTATTACAACTACCTCTTCCTGCAAAAGTGTTAGAACTTTTAGGATATGAAAAACCATACTACACATTTGGTGGATCTAATCCTTCTTCATCTGCGGGTGGTTGGAGATAAATTTAGCTTTTTAGCAAAATTTGAAGGCCGGCTCATTTATGAGTCGGCCTTTTTTTGTTTACAGACTTCCCAAATAAAGACTTTATAGAATGTCTTCTAATAACCAGATAGATTATTAGGCAAAAAAAAAGCCCTCTTCAAAAGAGGGCTTATTTATAGTGGCGGGGACAGGATTCGAACCTGCGACCTTCGGGTTATGAGCCCGACGAGCTACCAGCTGCTCCACCCCGCGATTAGACTCCAAATATACGGATATTATTCAACCACTATCAACCATTCTTTTTCTTTTTTTCAAAATTCGACCCTCAAAACATACGCGCTCTCAATAATTTTATTTAGTCTTAGCTAAATTCATTCAGGTACAAATCAATACTGAATCTTATTTCCAAACTGTTAAATAAACATTACTTAAACACCCTAAATTTTAACATCATCAGCACCCCTACAAGGGTTACAATATTTAACCTATGATATGAATTGTAAAACAGAAGAAGAGGTATTGACTATTTTTGAACCTCATAAGTCGCTGTTGAACAATCAAGTAGTGATCAGTTTTTCAATAAAATCTACGTAATTCTACGTAGTACAGCTCAAAAAATGGCTTTTAAATAACCCTGAACGGTGTTAAGTAAAGGTCAATAATTTGTTACGTATTTATGTTAGCTGCCCTTCTCCTTAATATTTAGGTAACTATTTGCGGTGTTTTAATCTCATCTAACACTGCTTAATCAATCATAAATAATAAAGGAAATGAATAAAAAGATACTTTCTATTCTACTATTCTTTGCATCCATTCCTTCTTTTGTTTTCGCGCAAACCGGAAGCTTAAGCGGGACTGTTACTGATGCAAACTCAGGAGAATCGCTCCCTGCAGTAAATGTTGTTATCAAGGAATTAGTTAAAGGTACTTCTACTGATGTAGATGGTACTTACACTATCTCTAGTATTCCTGTTGGCACATATACTGTAGTTGTGCGTTACATAGGTTACGTACCATTCGAAAATACCATTGAAATTTCTAGTGGCACGAATTCTTTAGACATCGCTCTTGAAGAAGACGTACTTCAATTAGAAGAAGTTGTTGTAACTGGATATGGATCTCTACAAAAGAAAGAGATTTCTGGTTCGGTAACTTCACTTAAGATGGAATCGCTTCAGAATGTTCCAGTTCAAAGTTTTGAGCAAGCTATTCAAGGTAGAGCTGCTGGTGTTCAGGTAACGAACTCAACAGGTGCTCCAGGTGCTGCTGTACAAATTCGTGTACGTGGTCAAGGTTCTATCAATGCAGGAAACAGCCCACTTTACATTGTTGACGGTGTTCAGGTTAACTCGGGTGATTTCAGTTCTTCTGCTCCTTCTAGCAACGTTCTATCATCAATCAACCCTAACGACATCGCTTCTATCAGTATCTTAAAAGATGCAGCTGCTGCTTCTATTTACGGTGCTCGTGCTGCAAACGGTGTAGTGATCATTACTACTAAGCGTGGTAATGCAGGCGCTACTGAATTTGATTTATCTGTTCGTCAAGGTTACCAAGAAGTAATCAAGAGAATTGATGTTTTAAGTTCTGCAGAGCTTATTCAATTAACTCGTGAGAGTTTAGAAAACTACGGCTTTGATGAAGGAGTTATCACTGGTTTCATGAATGGCCGTTTTGGTGCTAACCAACCAGAAGACGCTACCATCAACACTGATTGGGCTGACGCTTACTTCCAAAAAGGATTAGGCCAGTCTTATAACTTATCTGCTCGTGGTGGTGACGAAAAAACTAGATTCTTCATCTCAGGTGGATACGATAGCCAAGAAGGTCAAGTAATCAACTCTGATTACCAACGATTAAGTTTACAAACTAACATTGATCACCAAGCTACTGAAAATCTTTCTTTCAAAGCTTCTGTTAACTTAAGTAACTCTGAGTTAAACAGTATCCCAAGTGGTGGTGCATTTGCTAGTCCTTACCGTGCTGGTATTCTAACACTTCCTACTGAGCCAGTAAGAAATGAAGATGGTACATTCAACACTGATCTTGAAGGTACTTACTACTTCAATACCGTTTATGATACCGACTTAAACATCAACGAAACTGTAAACAAGCGTCTTATTGGTAACTTAGGTGCTACTTACAATTTCAATGATAACATCTCTTTCGAGACTTCTAACTCTATCGATTACTTCACAGTAAGTGATTATGTGTATTGGGATCCTCGTAGTGGCGACGGTGAAAATTACAATGGATACGCTAGAAAGAACGTATATGAGTTAACAAACTTCTCTACTAGCCAGGTATTAAACTTTGTATACAACTTCGATCAAGTACATGATGTAACTGGTTTAGTTGGATTCGAATACCGTGAGCAAAACACTGAGAGCTTTGGTGCTACGGCAACTGATTTC harbors:
- a CDS encoding RagB/SusD family nutrient uptake outer membrane protein; protein product: MKVFKLKSVLGLLAAGMLMSCADLSVENLNNPDTQRALSSSTDLTNVASGLFRSYYVDTYDTASPAHLMATSADAATCSWGNYGMRDISSEPRGSWDNASNYTYNYVTNNFFNDMYSNLSSASDILAAINNGAVDFGNDVPMMRAWAKFNQGLSLMNLALTFDQAYVITENTDPETLINPTLVPYTEVADSAVALFNQAISIADANTFSIPEGWLNGVTADNVLLSKLANTYAARTMSYLPRTAAEKSSVDWAAVRDHALAGVDADFSVLMDDITWLNDYKWVIAYPGWGRIDMRVINMMDDSYPAYNANGDDYPAPDSARVVDNADVDDRLLTDFAHLSSNNFRPERGLYHFSSFRLNRYQDYITTWDTYLPEILKAENDMLLAEAYIELNNLPGALAILNDSNNSRMDRGGLPAVATEAEARDAIHHERMVELINTSYGVEFFEMRKNDLLQAGTLLQLPLPAKVLELLGYEKPYYTFGGSNPSSSAGGWR
- a CDS encoding SusC/RagA family TonB-linked outer membrane protein translates to MNKKILSILLFFASIPSFVFAQTGSLSGTVTDANSGESLPAVNVVIKELVKGTSTDVDGTYTISSIPVGTYTVVVRYIGYVPFENTIEISSGTNSLDIALEEDVLQLEEVVVTGYGSLQKKEISGSVTSLKMESLQNVPVQSFEQAIQGRAAGVQVTNSTGAPGAAVQIRVRGQGSINAGNSPLYIVDGVQVNSGDFSSSAPSSNVLSSINPNDIASISILKDAAAASIYGARAANGVVIITTKRGNAGATEFDLSVRQGYQEVIKRIDVLSSAELIQLTRESLENYGFDEGVITGFMNGRFGANQPEDATINTDWADAYFQKGLGQSYNLSARGGDEKTRFFISGGYDSQEGQVINSDYQRLSLQTNIDHQATENLSFKASVNLSNSELNSIPSGGAFASPYRAGILTLPTEPVRNEDGTFNTDLEGTYYFNTVYDTDLNINETVNKRLIGNLGATYNFNDNISFETSNSIDYFTVSDYVYWDPRSGDGENYNGYARKNVYELTNFSTSQVLNFVYNFDQVHDVTGLVGFEYREQNTESFGATATDFPSFQFKSLSSAAGYFGDPSQSTSTFRTAGYFGRVNYTYDNKYIVSATARYDGSSRFGSENKFGFFPAVSAAWRIINEDFMADVDVIDDLKIRVGVGVTGNDAIGNFASRGLYGGGANYGGSPGLSPSQVANPQLSWEEATTFNYGVDFALLNGRITGSAEYFLEKTTKLLFDRAIPGTTGYTEITQNVGSVNNSGFEIAISTTNYKTQDFSWVTDFNITFLKNEVTGLFDDLDQLGTDLFVGEAIGVFYANRYAGVNPADGRPMWYDIDGNITYTRSPDDRVILGSRQPDNFGGVNNTFNYKGFQLETFFQWSAGNYLRNSDRFFGERVGNTVDRNQWATVNDRWRQPGDVTSVPVTWYLNRYGRKADGTVVNDGASTYYTTGSSHFIEDASYLRLKRAKFSYAFDKAVIDQIGFRSLSLFIQGTNLITWTEFTGYDPEVTGGSTFGDYPQGKTYTFGINVGF